GAAATTCCCATCTGGTTTGCTTTGTTCTTCAACTATGTTAACATTTGTAAAACCAAATTGAGCTAAAGCCTGTGGTACCAAAGTAATTCCAGTTCCGTGAATAGGAGAGTAAACAATTTTTAAATCGTGTTCACGAGCAATAGCATCTGGCGAAACCGAAAGTGCTGTAATCTTATCTAAATAACTTTTGTCGATTGCTTCTGCAATTAATTCAATGTTACTTTCAACTCGGTCAAATTTAACCTCATCAATACTTTTAATTGCAGCCACTTCATCCATTACCATTTTGTCATCTGGAGAAGTAAACTGGCCACCATCATTGCCGTAAGCTTTGTAACCGTTATATTCTTTAGGATTGTGAGAAGCAGTTAACATCACACCACTTTTGCAGCCTAATTCGCGTATAGCAAAAGAAAGTTCTGGAGTTGGGCGTAAAGCCGAGAAGAAGTAAACTTTAATGCCATTTGCCGAAAAAACGTCGGCAGTTATCTTTGCAAAATAATCAGAATTGTTTCTGCTGTCGTGTGCAATGGCTACACTGATTTTCTCTCCTAGATATTTCTTGTTCAAGTAGTTAGCCAAACCTTGTGTAGCAGTTCCAATGGTATATTTGTTAATGCGGTTAGAGCCAGCCCCCATGATTCCACGCAAACCACCAGTTCCAAACTCTAAACTTCTATAAAATGAATCTGTTAATTCTGTGGTCGAATTATTGTCTAATAAGGCCTGAATTGAATTTTTTGTTTCTTGGTCATAATTGCCATTAAGCCATTCGTTAATGGTTGCTAGGGTGCTTTCTTCTAATTGCATTTTTTAAATTGATTGATGTTGTAATTAATAATACAAAACAGAATTAAAATTGTTCAGGTCTATTTACGAGAACGTTATCAGAATTTTATTTTGTCATTTTGGCGAAAATTAGCCCTCTTTTCCTTATTTTCACGCCCCGATACAATAATAAGAAAAATACGCATTCTAAAATTAAAAATGAAGATATTAAAATTTGGTGGAACGTCTGTAGGTAGCCCTGAGCGAATGACAAAACTGTTGGATATCATTAATCCAGCTGAAGAACAAATAGTTGTATTATCAGCGGTGTCTGGTACAACAAACAGTTTAGTGGAAATTTCTTCTAAATTAATTAAGGAAGAAAAGGATGAGGCTATCAAATTAATAAAGGCGTTAAACCAAAAATATAATGAGTTTGTGATCGAGCTTTTGCCAGCAGGCGATTTTAGAGAACAAGGTCAGGAAATAGTAGATTATCATTTTAATTTTCTAGCATCATTAGCTAACGATTTATTTACCAATATAGAAGATAAAGTTGTTTTAGCACAGGGTGAGTTATTATCAACTACGTTATATCATATTTATTTAAAGTCGATAGGAGTGCCGTCTGTGCTCTTACCAGCTTTAGATTTTATGAAAATTGATGAAGATAATGAGCCAGATATTCCTTTTACAACAGAACATTTAACTCCATTGTTGGAAAAATATAAAGGAAATAACTTGTTTATTACACAAGGATTTATTTGTAGAAATAGCTTTGGTGAGGTAGATAATTTACGCAGAGGCGGAAGTGACTATACTGCATCGTTATTAGGCGCTGCAATTTTAGCAGAAGAAGTTCAAATCTGGACTGACATTGATGGGATGCACAATAACGACCCTAGAATTGTAAAAGGAACTAAGCCAATTTCTCATTTATCTTTTGATGAAGCAGCTGAGTTGGCTTATTTTGGTGCAAAAATCTTGCATCCACAATCTGTTTTTCCAGCACAGAAATATAAGATCCCAGTTCGTTTGTTAAATACCATGGAGCCAAAAGCTTTGGGTACTGTAATTAGTACGGAGAGTGAAAAAGGTAAGATTAAATCTATTGCTGCTAAGGATGGCATTACTGCTATTAAAATCCAATCGAGCAGAATGCTTTTGGCTTATGGTTTCTTAAGAAGGATTTTCGAGATTTTTGAGCGATATAAAACACCAATCGATATGATTACCACATCTGAGGTTGCCGTTTCCTTAACTATCGATTTTACAGATAACCTGGATGAAATTGTAAAAGAATTAAATTCATTTGGTAGTGTTGAAATTGATAAAGATCAATCAATTATTTGTGTTGTAGGTGACTTTGGAGCAGAAAAACATGGTTATGCAGCTAAAGTTTTAGATTCAATTAAACATATTCCAGTTAGGATGATTTCTTATGGAGGTAGTGCTTATAACATTTCACTTTTAGTAGGAACAGAAAACAAGGTTGAAGCTTTAAGAAGCTTACACGATAGGATTTTTGAATAATTAAAATCGCTTTCTAAGATATACGTAGGCTAGGATAAATAACAGTAGGAGTACAAACGAAAGTCGAATTCTTCTTTCAAATTCTTTTCTGGTAATGTTACCTCTTCTATAATCGAAATAATTACCGGCATACATTATTGCCAAAAAGACCAAGAATAATATTAATAGAAATTTCAAAGATTATGTTTTCCGATAAAGATATAGCACATTTCTCGAATTTAGAAACTCCATTTTACTATTACGATTTAAATTTGCTTGAACGTACGTTAAAAGCTTGTGAAGAAGCTTCAAGCGTTTACAAGTTTCATGTTCACTATGCAATGAAGGCAAACTTTAATCCGCTGGTTTTAAAGGCAATTGAAAAGATTGGTTTTGGTGCGGACTGTGTGAGTGGAGGTGAAGTTAAAAAAGCTATTGAAGTTGGTTTTTCTAAAGATAAAATTGTTTTTGCTGGTGTAGGAAAATCCGACAAAGAGATTAATGATGCCTTGGATAATGATATTTTCTGTTTCAATGTAGAATCTGTTCAAGAATTGCAGGTAATTAATGAACTTGCTGAAGCAAAACAAAAAGTTGCTAAAGTAGCCATTCGTATCAACCCAAATGTTGATGCACATACTCATGCGAACATCACCACTGGTTTAGATGAAAATAAATTCGGCGTAAATTCATGGGATATGCCTGCTTGTGCTGCTATTTTAAATATTTCTCCAAATCTAGAATTTGTTGGCATTCACTTTCATATCGGTTCTCAAATTACCAATATGGATGTTTATAAAAACCTTTGCATCCGTGTTAACGAATTTGCTACTTGGTTTGAAGACCACGGATTTAAAGTAACCATTTTAAATGTTGGTGGTGGATTAGGAATTGATTATCACAATCCAGAGCAGCAAATACCAGATTTTAAATCATATTTTAAAATATTCTCAGATTTCTTGGAAGTAAAGCCTTATCAGGAAGTTCACTTTGAATTAGGTAGGGCCTTGGTTGGACAAAGCTCTTCTTTAATCAGTAAAGTACTGTACGTGAAAAATGGCAAGAAGAAAAACTTCATCATTTTAGATGCAGGAATGACCGAATTGATGCGTCCAGCGTTATATCAAGCTTATCATAAAATAGAGAATATCAGTCAACTCCAAACTCCAAACTCCAAACTCTCAACTAAATACGATGTTGTAGGACCAATTTGTGAAAGCACAGATTGTTTTGGTAAGGAAGTTGAATTGCCAGAAACTTTTAGAAACGATTTAATTGCCATTAGAAGTACGGGCGCTTATGGCGAGGTAATGGCTTCTCATTACAATTTGAGAGAAAATGTTCACATTGTTTCTAGTGAGGAAATAATATAATATTTGTCATCCAGAGCGCAGCGAAGGATCTAAGAGGGTAATTCTACTTTTAGATTCCTCGTTCCGCGGAATGACAAAAGAGCTCGATGACAAACATCTATTTATTTCTTCCTCGAGCCAACAAATACAATCACACCAGCAATTAATACAATTCCACCAACATAAGGTGGCCAATTAACCGATTTCTCTCTATCAGCAGAAACTTGAATTGGGCCTGCATCAATTACTTTTTCTTTTTTGGTGTAGGTAAATCCTGTCCATACTAATAATACAATTCCTAGCACAATTAATATTATTCCTAATGTTCTTCCCATGATTTTAGCTTTAGGATAAGAACATTTAATAATAATAAATGTTTGATTTTAGCTAAAAAGAAAACCCAAGGCTTAGCTTGCTCGAAGCACCTTTATTTACACCAGAATTTATGATACCGTATAATTTATTTAATTTGAAATAGAAGGCAAAGTCAAATGCCCCACCTTTTAAGCTTTCATTATACTGATTTCTTAAACTGTTATTTAAACCTGGAGTTACACCATAAAATAGTCTAAAAGCATAATGATGATTAAAATTCTTCTTAGGATGCCAAATAATTTCACTTGCCATTCCCGTGGTAAATAGTGTTGTTTTTGTAGAACTAATTATATTTGGATTATTTAGGTTTTTCATTTGTTTCCTAAAATCTGCATAACCTCCACTTTCGAATGTCAAAGCGTTTTCCCAGCTAATAATTCTAAATTCTGCGTTACCAGCATTGTCATAATAGCCAATTGAAGTTCTTAATCCACCGCCAAAGATTCCCTTTCCATCAAATTCTGGTATATTATTATCTTTATTGTACTCACTGTCATAATTTGTTTCGCCAGCAAAGCCAAAAACACCATAAGCAATATTCAAGTTTTTAGTAGTATGAGCTCTACTATAATTTAACACTCCCATTGTCAAATCGCCGGTACCATAAGGTAAACTTAATCCCGCAAGGCCTGCACTTATATAGTTTTTAACTTTAATGGAATCAGAGCCCATTGGTTTTGGTAAATAGGAAACATCGTTACCTGCAATAGCTGGTACAAAATAGGAGGGGGTACTGCAAGAACTAATGAATAAAACAGTTAATACAAGAAGAGAGGGCAGCGTTAAATTTTTCATTTAGCGTTAATTTTGTTGTCGTAAATATAAATAGCTTGTGTTAAGATACTATTAATCTTTTCAATTGGTAAATCTTCTTCAATGTCAATCAAAAGGATTTTCATTCTAGCACGTTTTTCTACCAATAAATCTGGATGGTCAATTAAATTTCCATCAACAAATCCAATGTAAGGTTTTTTGAATTTTTTATGTATCCATAAATAACAAAGCATTTTACCCTTAAAATAAAAAAATGGAAGTTTATACTTCCATTCAGGGGTAATTTCATTAGTGTGTGATAAAATAATATCTCTTAATGCCAACAAACAGCCTCTAGTAGGCTCTTCTCGTTTTAAGTAGAAATTATCTAAATCGCTTAACATTAATATTCTATTTCGAAGAAATCAGCTAATCCACCTAAAAAATATTCTTCAATTCCAGCAGTGAAATCATCATAATCTTCATCAGGAATGTTAGTTTGAACAAATTCTAATGATGTTCCTTTTTTATCTTCGTGAAGTTTAATAGTTACAATAGATGGTTCACCTTCGTCACCAAAATACCATTGTTGTACAATTTTCTTATTAGGTTCAAACTCGATGTTTTTACCTACGATATCGCCTTCCCAAAAAGAGAATTCGGTGCCAGCTTCTTCTGTAAATTCTACTTCAGCGCCTGTCCATAATTGAATGCTTTGAGGTTTAGTTAAGGCTAAATAAACTTCTTCTGGTGGTGCTGGTAGAGGTATATATTTTTTGTAATTCTTCATTTTGATATATTTTCTTTTTTCTTTATTAGGATGAATAGGATTTAGAGATGCTAAGATAATAGCTTAATATGTTATCTGTGCTAAAACCAAATGCTTTAAAATTTTCTAATCCTATAATCTATTAATCCTAAAAATCCTACTCAAGACTACTTAAACGCATTTAATCCTGTTACGTCCATTCCTGTAATTAATAAATGAACATCATGTGTTCCTTCATAGGTTACAACAGATTCTAAGTTCATCATGTGGCGCATGATAGAGTATTCTCCAGTAATTCCCATTCCACCTAACATTTGGCGAGCATTTCTGGCTATGTCTAAAGCAATTTCTACACTGTTACGTTTTGCCATAGATATTTGTTCCGCTGTTGCTCTGTTCTCGCTTTTAAGTGTGCCTAAACGCCAAACCAATAACTGACCTTTAGTAATCTCTGTAATCATTTCGGCTAATTTCTTTTGTTGTAATTGAAATCCGCCTATTGGTTTACCAAATTGAACACGTTCTTTTGAATATCGAAGTGCGGTATCATAACAATCCATCGCAGCGCCTAAAGCTCCCCAAGCAATGCCATAACGAGCTTGGTTTAAACAGCCTAATGGTCCTTTTAAACCTTTAATGTCAGGGAAGATATTTTCTTTAGGAACTTTTACATTGTCGAAAACTAATTCGCCAGTGGCTGAAGCTCTCAAACTCCATTTGCCATGTGTTTCTGGAGTTGTAAAGCCTTCCATACCACGTTCAACTACCATTCCTCTAATTTTTCCTTCTTCATCTTTTGCCCAAACTACAGCAATATCAGCAAAAGGAGCATTAGAAATCCACATCTTAGCACCATTTAATAGATAGTGGTCGCCTTTATCTTTAATATTGGTAACCATACCGCCTGGGTTAGAACCATGGTCTGGTTCTGTTAAGCCGAAACAACCCATTAATTCGCCTGTGGCTAATTTTGGTAGATATTTTTTGCGTTGCTCTTCTGTTCCATAAGCGTAAATTGGGTACATTACTAACGATCCCTGAACGGAGGCGGTAGAACGAATTCCAGAATCGCCACGTTCAATTTCTTGCATGATAATTCCGTATGCCGTATAATCTAAACCAGCGCCACCATATTCTACAGGTATAGTTGGGCCAAATGCACCAATTTCTCCTAAACCTTTAATTAAATGTTTTGGAAACTCTGCTCTTTGTGCATAATCTTCAATTATTGGGCTAACTTCTTTTTTTACCCAATCTCTTACAGTTGAGCGAATTAATAAGTGCTCTTCGGATAAAAGTTCATCTAACTGATAATAATCTGGTGCTTCGTAAAGGTCTTTCTTGGCTGATTTGTTCATCTTTTACAGTATATTTGGATTGATAATCTGGTAAAATCAAAGGTAATAATTTAGTGTAATGACTGGTAAAAACCACATAAAAATTTAATTTTGCCCTTAAATCTTGCTTTAAATAATTTAAACCTAATGTTTGTACAGACTATTGCTTTAAAAGACGTAAAATTTTATGCTTATCATGGGTTTTATCCTGAAGAACAGCTTACCGGAAATCATTTTTTGGTAGATGCTGAGGTAACTTTTACGCCATCAGGGGATACAGAAGATTTGCAACATACCGTTAATTATGAGGTGATAAATAGCATCATTACCAAGGCAATGCAAGAAACTCAAAAGCTACTAGAAACGGTTGTTAGAAATATTATAGATGAGTTGTTGTCTAATTACTCATTTTTGTCAACCATAGTAGTTGGAATTAGAAAAATACATCCAATGATGCCTGGGGAAATTGGGCATTCATTTGTACAATTAAGTTATACTTCTTCGAAATAAAATGGAATACACTAAAATAACCAGCGCTATTTTAGCAGAAATTGAAAATGCAATTGGTGCGTCAAACGTTTTTGTAGACGATGAATCCCTTGCAAATTATGCTCATGATGAAACGGAAGATTTAAAATACTATCCTGAAGTTGTAGTTAAGCCAACTGATACGGATGGCGTTTCTGCTTTACTTAAAATTTGTAACGGTTACAAAATTCCGGTAACACCAAGAGGTGGCGGTACAGGTTTAAGTGGTGCAGCATTGCCAATTTTTGGTGGGGTTTTGTTGTCGATGGAGAAGTTCAAGTCTATCATTGACATTGATACAGAAAACCTGCAAGCAACTGTAGAGCCTGGTGTAATTACCGAAGAATTCATGAATGCGGTTGCAGAAAAAGGGTTGCTTTATCCCGTTGACCCTAGTAGTAAAGGTTCGTGTTTCATTGGTGGTAATGTGGCTCATGGTTCTGGTGGACCAAGAGTGGTGAAGTATGGGACTATTCGTGAATACATCCTTAACCTAGAAGTTGTTTTAGCCAATGGCGATGTGATTTGGACAGGTGCGAATACCTTAAAATATGCCTCAGGCTATAATTTAACACAGTTGATGATTGGTTCTGAAGGAACTTTGGCGGTGGTTACAAAAATTGTAACTAAGCTTATTCCTAGAACAAGTTTAACAGTGTTGATGTTGGGTTCCTTTTCTACAAACGAACAAGCTTGTGGCGCCGTTTCTGCAATTTTTAGAGCTGGCGTTACGCCATCAGCTTTAGAGTTTATGGAACGAAAAGGAGTAGAGTGGGTAATTAAATTTGACGATATAAAATTCGATTTAAAGGATGATGTAAATGCCTTTTTGATGATTGAATTTGATGGAGATGATTTAGATGTTATTTTTAAGGATTGCGAAAAAGTAAATATGGTGCTCGAAGAATTTGGATGTACCGAAGTACTTTTCGCTGATACTGCACAGCAGAAGGAAGAATTGTGGAGGATGCGTAGAACGATGGCTGAATCGGTAAAATCTAACTCTGTTTATAAGGAAGAAGACACTGTTGTGCCACGAGCTGCTTTGCCTAAATTAGTGAATGGCATAAAAGAAATTGGTGCTAAATACGGTTTCGAGAGTGTTTGTTATGGTCACGCAGGTGATGGTAATTTGCACATCAACATCATTAAAGCCGGAATGAGCGATGAAGATTGGAAACATAAATTAAAAGATGGAATTGTAGAGGTATTTGAGCTAACAACTGCTTTAGGTGGTACAATTTCTGGTGAACACGGAATTGGTTTGGTTCAAAAGGATTACATGCCAATTAAATACAGCGAAATCCATTTGAACTTAATGCGAAACATTAAAAAGGTTTTCGACCCGAATGGAATTTTAAATCCAGGGAAGATAACACCTTAAGTGAGTTAAAAATAGCGTAAACACCCCAGTCTTCGACCACCCCTCTACAAGAGGGGAATTGCAAACTACATTCCCCTCCTTTGGAGGGGTGCCTGAAAGGCGAGGTGGTTCTTAGCAAACTATGCAACTTTCAATAGTAGCACTTTCCTAACTTAAATAAACCAGATAGTAGCGAAAATCCTTTTTGAATAGATTTAGTCATCCGATGAATTTAGAATACTGCAGATATTCATCGGATGATTATTTAGAAAGCACAAAAAGATTGAAGCGAATAGCTGGACTAACGTTAATTTATTTGGTGTTTTTGCTTTTCAGAAAAAGCATTTAATATATTCATAGGATGTTGTCCTTCTAACAATAGCTTGCCTCGATTTATAAGAAGTGAATCTCTAGGGAGAATAATATAGATCCTTCGCGATGATAAGGGTGATAATCGCTTTTATGCTCTAGGCTTTTAACTCCCAACTCCAAGCTTCCCAACTCACTTAACCACCCATTCGTGAATCCCTGCGGAGTTATCTGCTGGTAATTGCACTTCTAGTTTTAAAGCGGTTGTTTTAACTGGTTCGAAAGTGATGGTATTGTATTTGTCTTTGGCGATTGCGTCTGTTTTAATAGATTTAACTTCTACCCAGGCGCCATCTTTTTGGTAATATACTTTGTATGCAGCTGGAATTCTGCAACCGCCATAAGGTGCATCATCAAACCAGTAAACAGATGATGAAGAGACTGTTTTTTCGCTATCAAAAGTATAGGCAACAAACTCGGTGCTGTTCTTTTTAGGCCACCAATGTAAATACGGGAAATTGGCATCTATAGAGTTTGTTGGTTCATATTGGTCGTTTAAAGCCTTGTACATTCTAGGTACATTTAGAGAAGAACTTACGGTACTTAATGCTGCAATTGTCGGTGCCGGTTTAGCCCTGATGGCATTGGCTTCATAAGGAATCCAAACGGTCATTTCAGTCGAACCACGATTTGCCCAGGCGTAATAAGGAATTGCTTTTACTGGCTGTGTAGTTTCTAAAAGTACATCGGTGTTTAATTGTTTTTTATAACTCGACCCTGTTAAATTAATGGTGTACACTCCGTTTAACAATTCAGGCTGATAGGTTGTGGTAGATGCCGTTTCTTTTTTAATAGAGATGTTTTGTACTGAACCTTCTGCATTATCTGGGCCTTCTAGGCAGTAAACTAATGGTCCTCGTTGTAAAGCTAAGCGGCCTCTATCGTCTTTCACATTTGTATTGGCCAGTACTTTTTGCGTTTCCATTGGTAATTCGAAAGAGATTTTATCGCCTTTGGCCCATTTGCGTTTTAAAACAGCATAACCTTTATCTATGGTATAAGCTACTTTTTTGCCATTAACAAAAATGTTGATTACGCTTTGGGTATGGCTTGCAAACTGATATAAATCACCAGGAACGGGTTGCTGTTTTGCCCATCCTGGGATACGGATTTCTACAGAGAAGTCGCTCGATTTTTCCGGATCTATGCCGATGTCTATTTTCCCTTTCCAAGGATATTCCGTCTGTTGAGTGATTTTTACCTTGCCAGCTACAGGAATGGTTAAAGTACTGATGTTGCTCATGAACAAATTCACATATAACTTATTTCCGTTTTGCGCATACACATAACCCGGAACAGAAGGCAAAAACCTAGTCATATTGGTAATGCAACAAGCACAGCTAAACCAAGCACTTCTTTGGTGTTGCCCCATTGAGGCTAATGGATTTGGATAAAAGAACTTATTGCCACTTAGCGAAACTCCAGATAGCAAACCGTTATAAAGTGTGCGTTCTAAAACATCTATGTATTTCGAATCGCCGTGTAATAAAAACATCCTGTTGTTCCAGTACACATTGGCAATGGCAGCACAAGTTTCGGCATAGGCCGACATGTTTGGCAATTGATAGGCGTCGCCAAAAGCTTCGCCATTATTAGTAGCGCCAATACCGCCAGTGATATATAATTTCCTTAAACTCACATCATCCCAAATGTCATCAATGGCGTGGAGGTAAGCTTGATCTCCAGTTAAGGCGGCAATATCTGCCATTCCTGTGTACATATAGGTTGCTCGTACGGCGTGACCAACAGCTGTTTTTTGTTTCAAAACTTTCTCGTTCGCTTGGTTATAAGCATCGCCTTTTGGTCCGCGAACATCTAAAAAGAATTTCGCTAAGTCTAGGTATTTTTTGTTGCCAGTTACGCGGTATAATTTGGCAAGGCCGATTTCTACAATCTGATGCCCTGGGTAAATTTCTAGCTTACCCCAGCCAAAAGTGTTCACCAATAAATCTGCATTTTTAATGGCGATGTTTAAGAAGTTCTTTTTTCCAGTCGATTGGAAGTGGGCAACAGCGGCTTCGAATAAATGGCCAGAATTGTATAACTCGTGACTCAAATCTTGGTCTTTTACCCAGCGTTTATCGCCAATCCATTCGTGTGGTTTTTTGGCGCCAACAGTTCTAAAAGTATATAAGTAGCCATCTTTTTCTTGGGCAGCGCCAATGATTTTAATCAAGCTATCTAAGTATAAATCTAACTCTGGGTTTTTTTGTACTTGCATGGCATAAGATGCACCTTCAATTACTTTGTACAAATCAGTATCGTCAAAAGTGTATTCCGTCATTTTATCGCCTGCCAATAGTTTAGCCGCTCTTAAAAAATTATCAATCCTGCCATTCTCTTTACATTTCTGCAAAATATAGGGAATGGTTACTTTGGCGTTTACTTCCATTTTGGGCGCCCAAAACTCATCATTTACATGAACATGAGTAAATGGAACAGGTTGTATAGGATAATCCTTTTGTTGTGCGTTTGTAGAGATGGCGATTAAACCAAAGGCGAATAATAATAATATTTTAGATTTCATGCGTTTAGTTTTTTATAGTTCTAGCTTCGTAAAACGGCCCTGCACTATTTCTTGGTTTAGGTTGTAATTTAATGGTAACCATCTTTTTGCCTTTGGTTAATTCTGCTGGTATAGCATAGCTGATGTTATAGAACTTGCTCTCCTTAAATTTATTTAAATCTTCTGATGCGATTTGAGTTCCATCTACTAAGATATCAAATCTTCTATCTCTATTATCCATTCCCCAATACATCAACATTAATGAATTAGTTAGGTTTTCATCAACTTTCATTTCGAAGCTTAAATGACCATCTACACCTGCAATTCTCCATTTCTTCAAATGTTCTTCACCTGTTTGCATTTTCTCTCCAATTAATTTATGGTCTCTTTCAGGTTGCATTTCACCCGGTCTAAACATATCCATGGTTTGTGCTAGTAGGTTTTGCTCTGCAAGTTTGGCGGCTTCGTAAATCTTTTGCTGCACAGTCCAGCTTTCTGGTGTAAAAACATCCCAATAAACAGAATAGTAACTGTTATCAACCTGATTAAAAGGAACTAGTTGCACTTCATTAGGTTTAGCTAAATTGTTGGTCACAAAGTGAAGTTTACTTTTATCCGTTGTTTTAATCCAGTCGTTCGCATTATTTGTGCTGCTTACAAAAACCGGAACACCTTTTAAAGGATCTGGTTCTTTTTCTCCTAAAACGCCAGCTAATAACGTTGGTCCGTAAAATACTGCCCTGCGATTTGGATTGTCTGGAATAGCCTCAGTATATAGGTTTGAAGGAATGATCAGTTCAATTTTATCGTTTTTTTTCCAAGTGCCACTAATAATTACATAACCATTTGCGCTTTTAACGATGTCTTTTTCGACCTTGCCATTAATTTTAACTAAGAAATTTTTGCTCCAATGCGGATATCTGAAACGGAAGGTGAATTTGGTAGGTTTGGCTGTATTAACCGTAAACGTAACCAAGTCTGAGGCGGGTAATTGTGTTTCTTGTTTAATGGTTACGCCTTTTTCTTTCCAGTTTAAAATTGAAGGGATATATA
The sequence above is drawn from the Pedobacter frigiditerrae genome and encodes:
- a CDS encoding SRPBCC domain-containing protein, encoding MKNYKKYIPLPAPPEEVYLALTKPQSIQLWTGAEVEFTEEAGTEFSFWEGDIVGKNIEFEPNKKIVQQWYFGDEGEPSIVTIKLHEDKKGTSLEFVQTNIPDEDYDDFTAGIEEYFLGGLADFFEIEY
- the lysA gene encoding diaminopimelate decarboxylase produces the protein MFSDKDIAHFSNLETPFYYYDLNLLERTLKACEEASSVYKFHVHYAMKANFNPLVLKAIEKIGFGADCVSGGEVKKAIEVGFSKDKIVFAGVGKSDKEINDALDNDIFCFNVESVQELQVINELAEAKQKVAKVAIRINPNVDAHTHANITTGLDENKFGVNSWDMPACAAILNISPNLEFVGIHFHIGSQITNMDVYKNLCIRVNEFATWFEDHGFKVTILNVGGGLGIDYHNPEQQIPDFKSYFKIFSDFLEVKPYQEVHFELGRALVGQSSSLISKVLYVKNGKKKNFIILDAGMTELMRPALYQAYHKIENISQLQTPNSKLSTKYDVVGPICESTDCFGKEVELPETFRNDLIAIRSTGAYGEVMASHYNLRENVHIVSSEEII
- a CDS encoding FAD-binding oxidoreductase; this translates as MEYTKITSAILAEIENAIGASNVFVDDESLANYAHDETEDLKYYPEVVVKPTDTDGVSALLKICNGYKIPVTPRGGGTGLSGAALPIFGGVLLSMEKFKSIIDIDTENLQATVEPGVITEEFMNAVAEKGLLYPVDPSSKGSCFIGGNVAHGSGGPRVVKYGTIREYILNLEVVLANGDVIWTGANTLKYASGYNLTQLMIGSEGTLAVVTKIVTKLIPRTSLTVLMLGSFSTNEQACGAVSAIFRAGVTPSALEFMERKGVEWVIKFDDIKFDLKDDVNAFLMIEFDGDDLDVIFKDCEKVNMVLEEFGCTEVLFADTAQQKEELWRMRRTMAESVKSNSVYKEEDTVVPRAALPKLVNGIKEIGAKYGFESVCYGHAGDGNLHINIIKAGMSDEDWKHKLKDGIVEVFELTTALGGTISGEHGIGLVQKDYMPIKYSEIHLNLMRNIKKVFDPNGILNPGKITP
- a CDS encoding aspartate kinase, producing MKILKFGGTSVGSPERMTKLLDIINPAEEQIVVLSAVSGTTNSLVEISSKLIKEEKDEAIKLIKALNQKYNEFVIELLPAGDFREQGQEIVDYHFNFLASLANDLFTNIEDKVVLAQGELLSTTLYHIYLKSIGVPSVLLPALDFMKIDEDNEPDIPFTTEHLTPLLEKYKGNNLFITQGFICRNSFGEVDNLRRGGSDYTASLLGAAILAEEVQIWTDIDGMHNNDPRIVKGTKPISHLSFDEAAELAYFGAKILHPQSVFPAQKYKIPVRLLNTMEPKALGTVISTESEKGKIKSIAAKDGITAIKIQSSRMLLAYGFLRRIFEIFERYKTPIDMITTSEVAVSLTIDFTDNLDEIVKELNSFGSVEIDKDQSIICVVGDFGAEKHGYAAKVLDSIKHIPVRMISYGGSAYNISLLVGTENKVEALRSLHDRIFE
- a CDS encoding acyl-CoA dehydrogenase family protein; amino-acid sequence: MNKSAKKDLYEAPDYYQLDELLSEEHLLIRSTVRDWVKKEVSPIIEDYAQRAEFPKHLIKGLGEIGAFGPTIPVEYGGAGLDYTAYGIIMQEIERGDSGIRSTASVQGSLVMYPIYAYGTEEQRKKYLPKLATGELMGCFGLTEPDHGSNPGGMVTNIKDKGDHYLLNGAKMWISNAPFADIAVVWAKDEEGKIRGMVVERGMEGFTTPETHGKWSLRASATGELVFDNVKVPKENIFPDIKGLKGPLGCLNQARYGIAWGALGAAMDCYDTALRYSKERVQFGKPIGGFQLQQKKLAEMITEITKGQLLVWRLGTLKSENRATAEQISMAKRNSVEIALDIARNARQMLGGMGITGEYSIMRHMMNLESVVTYEGTHDVHLLITGMDVTGLNAFK
- a CDS encoding DUF1801 domain-containing protein, translating into MLSDLDNFYLKREEPTRGCLLALRDIILSHTNEITPEWKYKLPFFYFKGKMLCYLWIHKKFKKPYIGFVDGNLIDHPDLLVEKRARMKILLIDIEEDLPIEKINSILTQAIYIYDNKINAK
- a CDS encoding DUF3185 family protein, translating into MGRTLGIILIVLGIVLLVWTGFTYTKKEKVIDAGPIQVSADREKSVNWPPYVGGIVLIAGVIVFVGSRKK
- a CDS encoding dihydroneopterin aldolase, whose translation is MFVQTIALKDVKFYAYHGFYPEEQLTGNHFLVDAEVTFTPSGDTEDLQHTVNYEVINSIITKAMQETQKLLETVVRNIIDELLSNYSFLSTIVVGIRKIHPMMPGEIGHSFVQLSYTSSK